One window from the genome of Enterococcus haemoperoxidus ATCC BAA-382 encodes:
- a CDS encoding Ig-like domain-containing protein, with amino-acid sequence MEKIKNKVFVVFLFFFLMLPVETFANTQNNSIFSQNDFGLSEIFIDKNQYWEVKGFHALLGSNLKNGYITSNTTEIVLTRKVASSDFIYDIEIFDSDFADLYASTTIWRYSINGKMNIIKNLENNKKYVILVSERDAWGNPVEKYVIGYFYGISSSEENNNNIPKINTITNKDKVVSGLATPNSTLYLTIGQDKYKSQVSQLGMFLIRLDTTYPAGTGVMAYTVDKNGIQSETALTVVKESNGTLGINPIYSSDSVITGKTVPNSLIEVNVDNNQRSRVYEGTSDSQGYFIVDMKGNTYVAGTQITVIVYALDGRVLTKKVIVYPPIPSVNTIHTNDTLITGVADPYAIIEVLINGLDKYKTNADKIGNFRLRVNTLKSGDKITLFQESNGIKSDIVNITVL; translated from the coding sequence ATGGAAAAAATAAAGAATAAGGTTTTTGTTGTATTTCTATTTTTTTTTTTAATGCTACCTGTTGAAACCTTTGCTAATACTCAAAATAACAGCATCTTCAGTCAAAACGATTTTGGGCTAAGTGAAATTTTTATTGATAAAAATCAGTATTGGGAAGTTAAAGGGTTTCATGCTTTGTTAGGTAGTAATTTAAAAAATGGGTATATAACATCGAATACTACAGAGATAGTGCTAACTCGAAAAGTTGCTAGTTCAGATTTTATATATGATATTGAAATTTTTGATAGCGATTTCGCAGATTTATATGCTTCAACTACTATTTGGAGATATTCCATTAATGGGAAGATGAACATTATAAAAAATCTAGAAAATAACAAAAAATATGTTATTTTGGTTTCTGAACGAGATGCGTGGGGCAACCCTGTTGAGAAATATGTGATTGGATATTTTTATGGTATATCTAGCAGCGAAGAAAACAATAATAATATACCTAAGATTAATACGATAACTAACAAAGATAAGGTGGTTTCTGGTTTGGCGACACCTAATAGCACATTATATTTGACTATTGGTCAAGATAAGTATAAAAGTCAAGTGTCACAATTAGGCATGTTTTTAATACGTTTAGATACTACTTACCCTGCTGGAACTGGAGTGATGGCATATACTGTGGACAAAAATGGAATACAAAGTGAGACCGCCCTGACAGTAGTTAAAGAATCAAATGGCACTCTTGGGATTAATCCCATTTACTCATCAGATTCTGTTATTACTGGAAAGACAGTACCTAACTCCTTAATAGAAGTAAATGTTGATAATAATCAGCGTTCTAGAGTTTATGAAGGTACGTCTGATTCGCAGGGATATTTTATAGTTGATATGAAAGGGAATACTTATGTTGCAGGAACTCAAATAACGGTTATTGTATATGCTTTGGATGGTAGGGTGTTAACTAAGAAAGTCATAGTTTATCCCCCAATCCCCTCAGTAAATACAATTCATACGAATGATACGTTAATTACTGGTGTGGCGGACCCTTATGCTATAATAGAAGTTTTGATAAATGGGTTAGATAAGTATAAAACAAATGCTGATAAGATAGGTAATTTTAGACTTAGAGTAAATACTTTGAAGTCAGGAGATAAAATAACCTTATTTCAAGAGAGTAATGGAATAAAAAGTGACATTGTTAATATTACAGTGCTATAA
- a CDS encoding Ig-like domain-containing protein yields the protein MNKTFIKLALSVTLISATLVVNNTNYEANELNKGNVEGLYENKEFDVSQGWEVDFTSSIPNIHHEDIFKQNVKSPTTPQKMVINNFANIGNAELTAKKIIPMKKGHTYKLNLIYAMKFTNSGTAYIDFNGEKKTSDSVNNDAVDHVYEKTISPTQDEEYVITMYFKVPFKSNGYLKLGYDTSLGGGIEEHSDLAAPILVAPFEGRNFIEGTGIIGNKIEIYDANKQLLGSGRINAQGKFNITVNRSFIAGEEIYGYQIDKNGVISERATTIVKEYKKPNQPILDKVTDESKSVTGKSDPNIDIIVTIGEEVYTVTSDKEGNFFVPFDYTYPYGTEIHAVARNQEGFESDVANAVVQYAKPISIDFDNKLSSIDTLISGTTTRPNTQVEIRVGARLFLTQTDGDGRYMLQLQKTYLPGTEVSAKITDKAGETAEKKQVILPRIPTFNTIISGVTEIYGITDPNAVVTIQIEKKSGEIYEFKSIADIAGNYYVELKDGSAKIPLEVGDILSAWSTIEEINLSSEKADITVLSLR from the coding sequence ATGAATAAAACGTTTATTAAATTGGCATTAAGTGTAACTTTAATTTCGGCGACACTAGTTGTTAATAATACAAATTATGAGGCAAATGAATTAAATAAAGGTAATGTAGAAGGTCTATATGAGAATAAGGAGTTTGATGTATCCCAGGGGTGGGAAGTAGATTTTACATCAAGTATACCTAATATTCATCATGAGGATATTTTTAAACAAAATGTTAAAAGCCCAACGACTCCTCAAAAAATGGTAATTAACAATTTTGCAAATATTGGTAATGCCGAATTAACAGCAAAAAAAATAATTCCAATGAAAAAAGGACACACCTATAAATTAAATTTAATTTATGCGATGAAATTTACAAATAGTGGTACTGCTTATATTGATTTTAATGGAGAAAAGAAAACTTCAGATTCGGTTAATAATGATGCTGTAGATCATGTCTATGAAAAAACAATATCACCTACCCAAGATGAAGAATATGTCATAACAATGTATTTTAAGGTACCATTTAAATCTAATGGATATTTGAAATTAGGTTATGATACTAGTTTAGGAGGAGGGATCGAAGAACATAGCGACCTTGCAGCTCCTATACTAGTCGCACCGTTCGAGGGCAGAAATTTTATTGAAGGAACAGGCATTATCGGTAATAAAATTGAAATATATGATGCAAACAAGCAGTTGTTAGGTTCAGGAAGGATAAATGCGCAAGGAAAATTTAATATTACAGTAAATAGATCGTTTATTGCTGGAGAGGAAATTTATGGATATCAAATCGATAAAAACGGGGTCATTAGCGAGAGAGCTACAACTATAGTAAAAGAGTATAAAAAACCGAATCAGCCTATTTTGGATAAAGTGACTGATGAATCTAAATCGGTTACTGGTAAAAGTGACCCCAATATAGATATAATTGTTACTATTGGAGAAGAAGTATATACGGTTACTTCTGACAAAGAAGGTAACTTCTTCGTCCCATTTGATTACACATACCCGTATGGGACAGAAATACATGCTGTTGCACGGAATCAAGAAGGTTTTGAGAGTGACGTAGCTAATGCTGTTGTTCAATATGCAAAACCAATAAGTATTGATTTTGATAATAAACTAAGTAGTATAGATACTTTGATATCAGGGACAACTACAAGGCCAAATACTCAAGTAGAAATTCGAGTAGGCGCTAGATTATTTTTGACCCAAACGGACGGGGATGGGCGATATATGTTGCAACTGCAAAAAACATATCTTCCAGGTACAGAAGTAAGTGCTAAAATCACTGATAAAGCTGGAGAAACTGCTGAAAAAAAACAAGTTATTCTTCCAAGAATACCTACCTTTAATACTATAATAAGTGGGGTCACTGAAATTTATGGAATTACAGATCCTAATGCAGTTGTAACGATACAAATAGAGAAAAAATCAGGAGAAATTTATGAATTTAAATCAATTGCAGATATTGCTGGGAATTATTATGTAGAGTTAAAGGATGGATCAGCTAAGATTCCTTTAGAAGTTGGGGATATCTTAAGCGCATGGTCGACGATTGAAGAAATAAATCTTTCTTCAGAGAAAGCAGATATTACTGTATTGAGTTTAAGATAA
- a CDS encoding MucBP domain-containing protein, translating into MKKVIPTLIFLVSMLCIPITDVYADVPEIKRTDLAEELTSNWVIEEYQNHSIPNLTVEDFFKQNVKSPTTLQKMVIMNFANIGESTFTASKSIPMKAGYTYKFNLIYAMYVTAGIASIDFNGELINSNSDTEDHFFIKEIKAVEDSLFTIRIHFDIPFKSNVYIKMATETEGPNVSEELKTEAQVKIHYKDENGNTILPDEELTGVEGSEYTVERKNIEGYVSKAVDGKETGVFTVEVQEITYIYEKKKAQGQVKIHYKDENGNTILPDEELTGVEGSEYTVERKNIEGYVSKAVDGKETGVFTVEVQEITYIYEKKKAQGQVKIHYKDENGNTILPDEELTGVEGSEYTVERKNIEGYVSKAVDGKETGVFTVEVQEITYIYEKKKAQGQVKIHYKDENGNTILPDEELTGVEGSEYTVAKLPRAGENKNALLMIIGMSLVLVTINIYFHIKNINFGGKK; encoded by the coding sequence ATGAAAAAAGTAATACCTACACTAATATTTTTGGTTTCAATGTTATGCATCCCGATTACCGATGTGTATGCTGATGTTCCAGAGATAAAAAGAACGGACTTGGCAGAAGAACTCACAAGTAATTGGGTTATAGAGGAGTATCAGAACCATTCGATACCTAATTTAACGGTAGAAGATTTTTTTAAACAAAATGTTAAAAGCCCAACGACTCTTCAAAAAATGGTAATAATGAATTTCGCTAATATTGGTGAAAGTACTTTTACAGCTAGTAAAAGTATCCCTATGAAAGCGGGGTATACGTATAAATTTAATTTAATATACGCTATGTATGTAACAGCTGGAATAGCAAGTATTGATTTTAATGGAGAATTAATCAATTCAAATTCAGATACTGAAGACCATTTTTTTATAAAAGAAATCAAAGCAGTTGAAGACTCTTTGTTTACAATTAGAATACATTTTGATATACCATTTAAATCTAATGTTTATATTAAAATGGCTACTGAGACAGAAGGACCCAATGTATCTGAAGAACTCAAAACTGAGGCGCAGGTAAAAATACATTATAAAGATGAAAATGGAAACACTATATTACCAGATGAAGAATTAACTGGTGTTGAAGGTAGTGAGTACACAGTAGAAAGAAAAAACATTGAAGGTTATGTTTCAAAAGCAGTTGATGGAAAAGAGACAGGTGTGTTTACAGTAGAAGTCCAAGAAATTACGTATATTTATGAAAAAAAGAAAGCACAAGGACAGGTAAAAATACATTATAAAGATGAAAATGGAAACACTATATTACCAGATGAAGAATTAACTGGTGTTGAAGGTAGTGAGTACACAGTAGAAAGAAAAAACATTGAAGGTTATGTTTCAAAAGCAGTTGATGGAAAAGAGACAGGTGTGTTTACAGTAGAAGTCCAAGAAATTACGTATATTTATGAAAAAAAGAAAGCACAAGGACAGGTAAAAATACATTATAAAGATGAAAATGGAAACACTATATTACCAGATGAAGAATTAACTGGTGTTGAAGGTAGTGAGTACACAGTAGAAAGAAAAAACATTGAAGGTTATGTTTCAAAAGCAGTTGATGGAAAAGAGACAGGTGTGTTTACAGTAGAAGTCCAAGAAATTACGTATATTTATGAAAAAAAGAAAGCACAAGGACAGGTAAAAATACATTATAAAGATGAAAATGGAAACACTATATTACCAGATGAAGAATTAACTGGTGTTGAAGGTAGTGAGTACACAGTAGCTAAATTACCAAGAGCAGGAGAAAATAAGAATGCTTTGTTAATGATTATTGGTATGAGCTTGGTTTTAGTTACCATTAATATATATTTTCATATAAAAAATATTAATTTTGGAGGGAAAAAATGA